The Mesorhizobium sp. M1D.F.Ca.ET.043.01.1.1 genome contains a region encoding:
- a CDS encoding RNA polymerase sigma factor: MTDLAWISNAISTARPQAMGALLRYFRDLDAAEEAFQDACLRALKNWPKNGPPRDPAAWLIFVGRNSGIDAVRKRAKQAPMPEEDQISDLEDAEGDMAERLDGAHYRDDILRLLFICCHPDLPATQQIAVALRIVSGLTVKQIARAFLVGESAMEQRITRAKARIADAGVPFETPGAVERSERLAAVAAMIYLIFNEGYSTNGGEAPARAPLCEEAIRLARLLLRLFQQEPEIMGLAALLLLQHARAPARFDENGEIVLLEDQDRSLWSRKMIDEGLALVDKALRHRKPGPYQVQAAIAALHARAATPKDTDWTEIDLLYGLLEQMQPSPVVTLNRAVAVSKVRGPEAALAMIEPLEDRLAGYFHFFGLKGGLLMQLGRGEEARVAFDRAIALANTAAEAAHIRMHIDRLIKESTETSSIQKVR, encoded by the coding sequence ATGACCGACCTTGCCTGGATCAGCAACGCGATCAGCACCGCCCGTCCACAGGCGATGGGCGCGCTGCTGCGCTATTTCCGCGACCTCGACGCCGCGGAAGAAGCTTTCCAGGATGCCTGTCTCAGGGCGCTGAAGAATTGGCCGAAGAACGGCCCGCCGCGCGATCCGGCGGCCTGGCTGATCTTCGTCGGCCGCAACAGCGGCATCGACGCGGTGCGCAAGCGCGCCAAGCAGGCGCCGATGCCGGAAGAGGACCAGATTTCCGATCTCGAGGATGCCGAAGGCGATATGGCCGAGCGGCTCGACGGCGCGCACTACCGCGACGACATCCTGCGGCTCCTGTTCATCTGCTGCCATCCCGACCTGCCGGCGACGCAGCAGATCGCGGTGGCGCTGCGCATCGTCTCCGGCCTCACCGTCAAGCAGATCGCGCGCGCCTTCCTCGTCGGCGAAAGCGCCATGGAGCAGCGCATCACCCGCGCCAAGGCGCGCATTGCGGACGCCGGCGTGCCGTTCGAGACGCCGGGCGCGGTCGAGCGCTCGGAGCGGCTCGCGGCGGTCGCGGCGATGATCTACCTCATCTTCAACGAGGGCTACTCGACCAATGGCGGCGAGGCGCCGGCCCGCGCCCCGCTTTGCGAGGAAGCGATCCGGCTCGCCAGGCTGCTGCTCAGGCTGTTCCAGCAGGAACCCGAGATCATGGGGCTGGCCGCGCTGCTTCTGTTGCAGCATGCGCGCGCGCCGGCACGCTTCGACGAGAATGGCGAAATCGTGCTGCTCGAGGACCAGGACCGGTCGCTCTGGAGCCGCAAGATGATCGACGAGGGGCTGGCCCTAGTCGACAAGGCGCTGCGTCATCGCAAGCCCGGACCCTACCAGGTGCAGGCGGCGATCGCGGCACTGCATGCGCGGGCGGCGACGCCCAAGGACACGGACTGGACCGAGATCGATCTGCTCTACGGCCTGCTCGAGCAGATGCAGCCGTCGCCGGTGGTGACGCTGAACCGCGCCGTCGCGGTGAGCAAGGTGCGCGGTCCGGAGGCGGCGCTCGCCATGATCGAGCCGCTGGAAGACCGGCTGGCGGGCTATTTCCACTTCTTCGGCCTGAAGGGCGGCCTGCTGATGCAGCTTGGCCGCGGCGAGGAGGCGCGCGTGGCCTTCGACCGCGCGATCGCGCTTGCCAACACCGCCGCCGAGGCCGCCCATATCCGCATGCATATCGATCGGCTGATCAAGGAGAGCACCGAGACGTCGTCGATTCAGAAGGTGCGCTGA
- a CDS encoding VOC family protein: MALKRMDNVGIVVDDLAGAIDFFRELGLELEGRATIEGEWAGRVTGLGDQRVEIAMMRTPDGHGRLELSRFLAPPVVADHRDAPVNALGYLRVMFAVDDLDETLERLRERGAELVGEVVQYKDAYRLCYIRGPERLLIGLAQELG; encoded by the coding sequence ATGGCGCTTAAACGGATGGATAACGTAGGAATCGTCGTCGATGACCTCGCGGGGGCCATCGATTTCTTTCGTGAGCTCGGCCTCGAGCTCGAAGGACGGGCCACGATCGAAGGAGAATGGGCCGGACGCGTCACTGGACTGGGCGACCAGCGCGTCGAGATTGCCATGATGCGCACGCCGGACGGCCACGGCCGGCTCGAGCTCTCCCGTTTCCTCGCGCCGCCTGTCGTCGCGGATCACCGCGACGCCCCGGTGAACGCCCTGGGCTACCTCCGCGTCATGTTCGCCGTGGACGACCTCGACGAGACGCTTGAGAGGCTCCGCGAACGCGGCGCTGAGCTCGTCGGCGAAGTCGTCCAGTATAAGGACGCATATCGGCTCTGCTACATCCGCGGACCTGAGAGACTTCTCATCGGACTCGCCCAAGAACTCGGGTGA
- a CDS encoding aldehyde dehydrogenase family protein — MTIAKETASLLEKLGVAKDALSGGDLIVRSPVTGEEIAALKSISAADAGKAIDAAHKAFQAWRLVPGPKRGELVRLLGEELRAHKTELGRLVSIEVGKIPSEGLGEVQEMIDICDFAVGLSRQLYGLTIATERPGHRMMETWHPLGVVGVISAFNFPVAVWSWNAALAFVCGDAVVWKPSEKTPLTALACEAIFKRAAKRFGAEVPEGLLQVLIGDRAVGEVLVDHPKVPLVSATGSTRMGREVGPRLAKRFARAVLELGGNNAGIVAPTADLDMALRAIAFGAMGTAGQRCTTLRRLFVHDSVYDALLPRLKKAYQSVSVGNPLETSALVGPLIDKAAFDNMQKALKEAEAHGGKVTGGTRVENGHPGAYYVHPALVEMPAQVSPVTEETFAPILYVMKYSDFDEALDLHNAVGAGLSSSIFTRDLQESERFLGVDGSDCGIANVNIGTSGAEIGGAFGGEKETGGGRESGSDAWKAYMRRATNTVNFSKALPLAQGVSFDID; from the coding sequence ATGACGATAGCGAAGGAAACGGCCTCACTTCTGGAGAAACTGGGTGTCGCCAAGGACGCGCTTTCCGGCGGCGACCTCATCGTGCGCAGCCCGGTGACGGGCGAAGAGATCGCGGCGCTGAAGTCGATCTCGGCGGCCGACGCGGGCAAGGCCATCGATGCCGCGCACAAGGCCTTCCAGGCCTGGCGGCTGGTGCCGGGGCCGAAGCGCGGCGAGCTGGTGCGCCTGCTCGGCGAGGAACTGCGCGCGCACAAGACGGAGCTCGGTCGGCTGGTGTCGATCGAGGTCGGCAAGATCCCGTCGGAGGGCCTCGGCGAAGTGCAGGAGATGATCGACATCTGCGACTTCGCGGTCGGCCTTTCCCGCCAGCTCTACGGCCTGACCATCGCCACCGAGCGCCCTGGACACCGCATGATGGAGACCTGGCATCCGCTCGGCGTCGTCGGCGTCATCTCGGCCTTCAACTTCCCCGTCGCGGTATGGTCGTGGAACGCGGCGCTCGCCTTCGTCTGCGGCGACGCGGTGGTGTGGAAGCCGTCGGAAAAGACGCCGCTGACGGCGCTTGCCTGCGAGGCGATCTTCAAGCGCGCCGCCAAGCGTTTTGGCGCCGAGGTGCCGGAAGGCCTGCTTCAGGTGCTGATCGGCGACCGCGCCGTCGGCGAGGTGCTGGTCGACCATCCGAAAGTGCCGCTGGTTTCGGCCACCGGTTCGACCCGCATGGGCCGCGAGGTCGGCCCTCGCCTTGCCAAGCGCTTCGCCCGCGCGGTGCTGGAGCTCGGCGGCAACAATGCCGGCATCGTGGCGCCCACCGCCGATCTCGACATGGCGCTGCGCGCCATCGCCTTCGGCGCCATGGGCACCGCCGGCCAGCGCTGCACGACGCTGCGGCGCCTGTTCGTGCATGACAGCGTCTACGACGCGTTGCTGCCGCGCCTGAAGAAGGCCTATCAGAGCGTTTCCGTCGGCAATCCGCTGGAGACGTCGGCGCTGGTCGGACCGCTGATCGACAAGGCCGCCTTCGACAACATGCAGAAGGCGCTGAAGGAAGCCGAGGCGCACGGCGGCAAAGTGACCGGCGGCACGCGGGTCGAGAACGGCCACCCCGGCGCCTATTACGTCCATCCAGCACTGGTCGAGATGCCCGCCCAGGTCTCGCCGGTAACGGAAGAGACCTTCGCGCCGATCCTCTATGTGATGAAATATTCCGATTTCGACGAGGCGCTCGACCTGCACAATGCGGTGGGCGCCGGCCTGTCGTCGTCGATCTTCACGCGTGACCTGCAGGAATCCGAGCGTTTCCTCGGCGTCGACGGTTCGGACTGCGGCATCGCCAACGTCAATATCGGCACCTCGGGCGCCGAGATCGGCGGCGCGTTCGGCGGCGAAAAGGAAACCGGCGGCGGCCGCGAGAGCGGCTCGGATGCCTGGAAGGCCTATATGCGCCGCGCCACCAACACGGTGAACTTCTCAAAGGCGCTCCCCTTGGCGCAGGGCGTGTCGTTCGATATCGACTGA
- a CDS encoding GNAT family N-acetyltransferase, with amino-acid sequence MPRTIRTLTASEVETLIDWAAAEGWNPGIGDAAALRAADPAGFIGAFVGGEMMAGISAVAYGAGFGFIGLYICRPDRRGEGHGKAVWDAGMARLGERIIGLDGVPEQRTNYQRKGFVPAYETVRFSGGAVRLAGGGDILPATAAGFAEILAYDRQCFPAPREAFLREWLQPPRIALMSAGSAGIAGYGAARRCREGFKIGPLFADGMDTALALVATLSDRTAGEVLHIDVPATQVGFTAMLQAAGMVAGFTTTRMYKGGKPGNPPTKVFGITTLELG; translated from the coding sequence ATGCCGAGAACGATCCGGACGCTGACCGCCAGCGAAGTGGAAACGCTCATCGACTGGGCCGCGGCGGAAGGCTGGAATCCGGGTATCGGCGATGCGGCCGCTCTGCGGGCCGCCGATCCGGCAGGGTTCATCGGCGCCTTTGTCGGCGGCGAGATGATGGCCGGCATTTCGGCCGTCGCCTATGGCGCGGGTTTCGGCTTCATCGGCCTCTATATCTGCCGGCCCGACCGGCGTGGCGAAGGCCATGGCAAAGCGGTCTGGGACGCCGGCATGGCCCGGCTCGGCGAGCGGATCATCGGCCTCGACGGCGTGCCCGAGCAAAGGACCAACTACCAGCGCAAGGGGTTCGTGCCTGCCTATGAGACCGTCCGCTTCAGCGGAGGAGCTGTCCGCCTGGCCGGCGGCGGCGACATCCTGCCTGCGACGGCCGCCGGCTTCGCCGAAATCCTCGCCTACGACCGCCAGTGCTTCCCGGCGCCGCGCGAGGCCTTCCTGCGGGAATGGCTGCAGCCGCCGCGGATCGCGCTCATGTCCGCCGGTTCGGCCGGCATTGCCGGCTATGGCGCAGCGCGCCGATGCCGCGAGGGATTCAAGATCGGCCCGCTGTTCGCAGATGGGATGGACACAGCCTTGGCGCTGGTGGCGACGCTGTCGGACAGGACAGCGGGCGAAGTGCTGCACATCGATGTGCCGGCCACCCAGGTCGGCTTCACCGCCATGCTTCAGGCCGCCGGCATGGTTGCAGGCTTCACGACCACCCGCATGTACAAGGGCGGCAAGCCGGGCAACCCGCCGACCAAGGTCTTCGGCATCACCACGCTGGAGCTGGGGTGA
- a CDS encoding alcohol dehydrogenase family protein, with amino-acid sequence MNAMTGTVPATMAAVQLTGHGGLEKLVYRTDVKVPSPAASEVLVKVRACGMNNTDVWVRQGAYGTEEDAAAVSTWRRQGNTLTFPRIQGTDTVGTIVAVGDGVPASRIGERVMVDFSIYNRDDDSLADIDYMGHGRDGGYAEYQALPAENAHVVDTDMSDVELATFCCAYLTGEQMLERAALKAGERVLVTGASGGVGSGIVQLARARGAIPYALVGKGKEQAVLDIGAEKVITRGVADLPSAINEATGGQPIDVVADLVGGAIFNDLLRILRPEGRYTTAGAIAGPLVQLDLRTMYLKQLQLHGSSQGTRGDFRRIVRYIEEKKIRALVGGVYKLSDFHRAQADFMAKDFVGKLVVVPDAVANAGE; translated from the coding sequence ATGAATGCCATGACCGGAACCGTTCCAGCAACGATGGCCGCCGTGCAGCTCACCGGCCATGGCGGGCTGGAAAAGCTCGTCTATCGCACCGACGTGAAGGTGCCCTCGCCCGCCGCCAGCGAAGTGCTGGTCAAGGTCAGAGCCTGCGGCATGAACAACACCGACGTCTGGGTGCGCCAGGGCGCCTATGGCACGGAGGAGGATGCGGCAGCCGTGTCGACCTGGCGCCGGCAGGGCAACACGCTGACCTTCCCGCGCATCCAGGGCACCGACACGGTGGGCACCATCGTCGCCGTCGGTGACGGCGTGCCGGCAAGCCGCATCGGCGAGCGCGTGATGGTCGACTTCTCCATCTACAACCGCGACGACGATTCGCTTGCCGACATCGACTATATGGGCCACGGCCGCGACGGCGGATACGCCGAGTACCAGGCGCTGCCGGCCGAGAACGCGCATGTCGTCGACACCGATATGAGCGACGTCGAGCTGGCCACCTTCTGCTGCGCCTATCTCACCGGCGAGCAGATGCTGGAACGCGCCGCGCTGAAGGCCGGCGAGCGGGTGCTGGTAACCGGCGCGTCCGGCGGCGTCGGCTCCGGCATCGTGCAGCTGGCTCGGGCGCGCGGCGCCATTCCCTATGCGCTCGTCGGCAAAGGCAAGGAGCAGGCCGTGCTCGACATCGGCGCCGAAAAAGTGATCACACGCGGCGTGGCCGACCTGCCGTCCGCCATCAACGAGGCGACCGGCGGCCAACCCATCGACGTGGTCGCCGACCTCGTCGGCGGCGCCATCTTCAACGACCTGCTGCGCATTCTGCGGCCCGAAGGCCGCTACACCACGGCGGGCGCCATCGCCGGCCCGCTCGTTCAGCTCGATCTGCGCACCATGTATCTGAAGCAGCTTCAGCTGCACGGCTCGAGCCAGGGCACCAGGGGCGATTTCCGCCGCATCGTGCGCTACATCGAAGAGAAGAAGATCAGGGCGCTGGTCGGCGGCGTCTACAAACTGTCGGACTTCCACCGCGCCCAGGCGGACTTCATGGCCAAGGATTTCGTCGGCAAGCTCGTGGTGGTGCCGGACGCGGTGGCGAACGCCGGCGAATGA
- a CDS encoding aspartate aminotransferase family protein gives MLEQSNELSAWDRDHFFHPSTHMGTHARGESPARIMAGGEGVTIWDNTGRKSIDAFAGLYCVNVGYGRQKIADAIAEQAKNLAYYHAYVGHGTEASIRLAKMIIDRAPKGMSRVYFGLSGSDANETNIKLIWYYNNVLGRPEKKKIISRWRGYHGSGVMTGSLTGLELFHNAFDLPRAPILHTEAPYYFRRVDRSMSEEQFSQYCADKLEEMIVAEGPDTVAAFIGEPILGTGGIVSPPAGYWEKIQAVLSKYDVLLVADEVVTGFGRLGTMFGSDHYGIKPDLITIAKGLTSAYAPLSGVIVSDKVWQVLVKGSDKLGSLGHGWTYSAHPICVAAGVANLELIDEMDLVRNAGETGAYFRAELAKAVGGHKHVGEVRGDGMLAAVEFVKDRDDRVFFDPALKVGPQIATALAADGVLGRAMPQGDILGFAPPLCLTREEADMIVAKTADAVNSVFASI, from the coding sequence ATGCTCGAACAATCCAACGAACTCTCGGCCTGGGACCGCGACCACTTCTTCCATCCCTCGACGCATATGGGCACGCATGCGCGCGGTGAATCGCCGGCCCGCATCATGGCCGGCGGCGAAGGCGTCACCATCTGGGACAACACCGGCAGGAAGAGCATCGATGCCTTCGCCGGCCTCTATTGCGTCAATGTCGGCTACGGACGCCAGAAGATCGCCGATGCCATCGCTGAGCAGGCGAAGAACCTCGCCTACTACCATGCCTATGTCGGCCACGGCACCGAGGCCTCGATCCGGCTTGCCAAGATGATCATCGACCGCGCCCCGAAGGGCATGAGCCGAGTCTATTTCGGCCTCTCCGGCTCCGATGCCAACGAGACCAACATCAAGCTGATCTGGTACTACAACAACGTTCTCGGCCGTCCCGAGAAGAAGAAGATCATCTCGCGCTGGCGCGGCTATCACGGCTCGGGCGTGATGACGGGATCGCTGACCGGGCTGGAGCTCTTCCACAACGCCTTCGACCTGCCGCGCGCGCCGATCCTGCACACCGAGGCGCCCTACTATTTCCGCCGCGTCGACCGGTCGATGAGCGAGGAGCAGTTCTCGCAATATTGCGCCGACAAGCTCGAGGAGATGATTGTCGCCGAAGGCCCGGACACGGTCGCGGCCTTCATCGGTGAGCCGATCCTCGGCACCGGCGGCATCGTGTCGCCGCCGGCCGGCTATTGGGAAAAGATCCAGGCCGTGCTGAGCAAATACGACGTGCTTTTAGTCGCCGACGAGGTGGTCACCGGCTTCGGCCGTCTCGGCACCATGTTCGGTTCCGACCACTACGGCATCAAGCCGGACCTGATCACCATCGCCAAGGGGCTGACCTCGGCCTATGCGCCGCTTTCCGGCGTCATCGTTTCCGATAAGGTCTGGCAGGTGCTGGTCAAGGGCTCCGACAAGCTGGGCTCGCTCGGCCATGGCTGGACCTATTCGGCGCACCCGATCTGCGTTGCCGCGGGCGTCGCCAATCTCGAACTGATCGACGAGATGGATCTGGTGCGAAATGCCGGCGAGACCGGTGCCTACTTCCGCGCCGAGCTCGCCAAGGCCGTCGGTGGCCATAAGCATGTCGGCGAGGTGCGCGGCGACGGCATGCTGGCCGCGGTCGAGTTCGTCAAGGATCGCGATGATCGCGTCTTCTTCGATCCGGCGCTGAAGGTCGGGCCACAGATCGCGACGGCGCTTGCCGCCGATGGCGTTCTTGGCCGCGCCATGCCGCAGGGCGATATCCTCGGCTTCGCGCCGCCGCTCTGCCTGACGCGCGAGGAGGCCGACATGATCGTCGCCAAGACCGCCGACGCGGTGAACAGCGTGTTTGCCAGTATCTGA
- a CDS encoding NAD-dependent succinate-semialdehyde dehydrogenase produces the protein MSAHFARTNHHDALDRLADRRLLRALAYVDGHWTASEAAESFEVTDPATGATVAFVAALDAGQTTKAINAASRAFPAWRSALPQERSRILRKWFDLIVAAKDDLALLMTLEQGKPLKESLGEIDYAASFVEWYAEEAKRLNAESVTSHLPNAEMSVRREPLGVVGVVTPWNFPSAMLTRKAAAALAAGCTVVAHPSSETPLSALALAELGERAGLPAGVFNIVTGDARTIVGAMCADARVRAMSFTGSTEVGRLIAAQSAPTMKRLVMELGGHAPLIVFDDADIDKAVTIALDAKFATSGQDCLAANRIYAQRSVYDRFCTAFARRIEQLRIGNGLSADVDIGPLMHERAVKKVEEQVADALVHGARCLTGGKRHAAGPLFYQPTLLVDVPDEALIMREETFGPVAAVTPFDDEAGVVARANATEYGLVAYVVTENGARQSRMGRALDYGMVAINRVKITGAPIPFGGVKQSGIGREGSRHGLEAFTDLKYLCLDVA, from the coding sequence ATGTCCGCGCATTTTGCCCGCACGAACCACCACGACGCGCTCGACCGCCTCGCTGACCGCCGCCTGCTGCGCGCCCTCGCCTATGTCGACGGCCATTGGACTGCAAGCGAAGCGGCGGAAAGTTTTGAGGTCACCGATCCGGCGACCGGCGCCACCGTGGCCTTCGTCGCCGCGCTCGATGCCGGGCAGACAACAAAGGCGATCAACGCGGCTTCCCGAGCGTTTCCCGCCTGGCGCTCGGCTCTGCCGCAGGAGCGTTCAAGAATTTTGCGAAAATGGTTCGACCTGATCGTCGCCGCCAAGGACGACCTGGCGCTGCTGATGACGCTGGAACAGGGCAAGCCGCTGAAGGAATCGCTGGGCGAAATCGACTACGCCGCCTCTTTCGTCGAGTGGTATGCCGAGGAAGCAAAACGCCTCAACGCCGAAAGCGTCACCAGCCATTTGCCCAATGCCGAAATGAGCGTGCGCCGCGAGCCGCTCGGCGTCGTCGGTGTCGTCACACCATGGAATTTCCCTTCGGCCATGCTCACCCGCAAGGCAGCAGCAGCCCTCGCCGCCGGCTGCACAGTGGTGGCGCATCCATCCTCGGAAACGCCGCTCTCGGCGCTGGCGCTGGCCGAGCTCGGCGAACGCGCCGGACTTCCGGCCGGCGTCTTCAACATCGTCACCGGCGATGCGCGCACCATCGTTGGCGCGATGTGCGCCGATGCCCGCGTCCGCGCCATGAGCTTCACCGGCTCGACCGAAGTCGGCCGGCTGATCGCCGCGCAGAGTGCCCCCACCATGAAGCGGCTGGTGATGGAGCTCGGCGGGCATGCGCCGCTGATCGTGTTCGACGATGCCGATATCGATAAAGCGGTGACCATCGCGCTCGACGCCAAATTCGCCACCTCCGGCCAGGATTGCCTCGCCGCCAACCGCATCTATGCGCAGCGGTCCGTCTATGATCGCTTCTGCACCGCCTTCGCGCGCCGCATCGAGCAGCTCCGCATCGGCAACGGGCTATCCGCGGACGTCGATATCGGCCCGCTGATGCATGAGCGCGCTGTCAAGAAGGTGGAGGAGCAGGTGGCGGATGCGCTCGTCCACGGCGCGCGCTGCCTGACCGGCGGTAAGCGCCACGCGGCCGGGCCGCTGTTCTACCAGCCGACGCTGCTCGTCGATGTGCCGGACGAAGCGCTGATCATGCGCGAGGAAACCTTTGGCCCGGTCGCCGCCGTGACGCCCTTTGACGACGAGGCGGGGGTTGTCGCCCGCGCCAACGCCACGGAATACGGCCTCGTCGCTTATGTCGTGACCGAGAACGGCGCACGGCAGTCGCGCATGGGCCGCGCGCTGGATTACGGCATGGTCGCGATCAACCGGGTCAAGATCACCGGTGCGCCGATCCCGTTCGGCGGCGTCAAGCAGTCCGGCATCGGCCGCGAAGGCTCGCGCCACGGGCTCGAAGCCTTCACCGATCTCAAGTATCTCTGCCTGGATGTCGCGTAA